One genomic window of Arthrobacter caoxuetaonis includes the following:
- a CDS encoding DUF4190 domain-containing protein → MDRDQGQPEPADRDNSVGGDSSGTEAGASDSTGGTRDGGTREGGPAAEDLRPEAGPEGDPERPAEEEAKETASAWSAPGGVEPEIGGGPSLPYQDGQIPPVPQYNPYAQVPRMPAADQGGAPGYPGQQGGYPGYPSYPGQQSQQGQQSPYANQAGAPGYSGYPGQQGQPGQPGSYPNPGGAPGYPGQPGYGSYGPPPATPGKGLAIAALVLAILAVLICWIPLLNFVSFPLAIVALGLAIPALIKGNKARNVAKPLSIAALTVAALSIVTAIVVNTVVVDSLRDAGLWESESETGTESFTEVEDYSEELTEAEKEDYSYQFTDSYISEIAAEPANAAGDEVTVGDYTVTLVELDRDAAAEVQERDPQAGAPDYNYVLARFTAVYNGTGDGRPWLDLPPELIGTDSRLYTVMGCSSGLGQRSIDQELLSKGDTVTVEACFDVPDTALGEDSRLGMRMILAEQDNDYVYWRLP, encoded by the coding sequence ATGGATAGGGACCAGGGACAGCCCGAGCCCGCGGACCGGGACAACAGCGTCGGCGGTGACAGCTCCGGCACCGAGGCTGGCGCCAGCGACAGCACCGGCGGCACTCGCGACGGCGGCACTCGCGAGGGCGGTCCGGCTGCGGAGGACCTGCGCCCGGAGGCCGGACCGGAAGGGGACCCGGAACGTCCTGCCGAGGAAGAGGCCAAGGAGACGGCATCGGCCTGGTCCGCACCCGGTGGTGTAGAACCTGAAATTGGTGGCGGACCTTCGCTGCCATACCAGGACGGGCAGATTCCTCCGGTACCCCAGTACAACCCCTATGCCCAGGTTCCCCGTATGCCTGCTGCCGACCAGGGCGGAGCCCCCGGATACCCCGGCCAGCAAGGCGGCTACCCGGGCTACCCAAGCTATCCCGGCCAGCAAAGCCAGCAAGGCCAACAGAGTCCCTACGCCAACCAGGCGGGAGCCCCCGGCTACTCGGGCTACCCGGGCCAGCAAGGGCAGCCCGGCCAGCCAGGTTCCTACCCCAACCCGGGCGGAGCCCCCGGATACCCCGGCCAGCCCGGCTACGGCAGCTACGGGCCGCCGCCGGCCACGCCGGGCAAGGGCCTGGCCATCGCGGCACTGGTGCTCGCCATCCTGGCCGTGCTCATTTGCTGGATCCCGTTACTGAACTTTGTGTCGTTCCCCCTGGCAATCGTCGCGCTCGGCCTGGCAATCCCGGCGCTCATCAAGGGCAACAAGGCCCGCAACGTTGCAAAACCGCTCTCGATCGCCGCGCTGACCGTAGCGGCGTTGTCCATCGTTACGGCCATCGTTGTGAACACCGTCGTCGTGGACTCGCTGCGGGACGCAGGTCTCTGGGAAAGCGAAAGCGAGACGGGGACGGAGTCCTTCACTGAGGTCGAGGACTACTCCGAGGAACTCACCGAAGCTGAGAAAGAGGATTACTCCTACCAGTTCACTGACTCGTACATCAGTGAAATTGCCGCAGAGCCGGCAAACGCAGCCGGCGACGAAGTGACCGTGGGTGACTACACGGTCACCCTGGTGGAGCTGGACCGCGACGCAGCGGCCGAGGTCCAGGAACGGGACCCGCAGGCCGGCGCACCGGACTACAACTACGTTCTGGCCCGCTTCACCGCCGTCTACAACGGCACCGGAGACGGACGTCCGTGGCTGGACCTGCCGCCGGAACTCATTGGAACTGACAGCAGGCTCTACACCGTCATGGGGTGCTCCAGTGGCCTCGGCCAGCGGAGCATTGACCAGGAACTGCTCAGCAAGGGGGACACCGTCACGGTGGAAGCCTGCTTCGACGTTCCCGATACCGCCCTGGGCGAGGACAGCCGCCTGGGCATGCGCATGATCCTCGCCGAGCAGGACAACGACTACGTCTACTGGCGCCTGCCGTAA
- a CDS encoding rhodanese-like domain-containing protein: MSPAATAETTKTIDAPTLKALLEDNPNLTVIDVRNPAEFESAHLPGSHNIPLPLLSAHTVELSARLGSDVVILCQSGVRAKQAHERLAAAGLEGGQVLTGSVDDVEKAGGSVVRGKQVWDMERQVRFAAGSLVGLGLLAGRVASPKFRMLAGGISGGLVFSALSNTCAMGKALAYLPWNQGASEPSWEEIQADLDR, translated from the coding sequence ATGTCCCCCGCTGCCACCGCAGAGACCACCAAGACCATCGACGCCCCCACTCTGAAGGCACTGCTGGAGGACAACCCGAACCTCACGGTTATCGACGTCCGCAATCCCGCCGAGTTTGAGTCCGCACATCTCCCGGGCTCCCACAACATTCCGTTGCCCCTGCTCTCTGCGCACACCGTTGAGCTTTCCGCCCGGCTGGGCAGCGACGTCGTGATCCTGTGCCAGTCCGGTGTCCGCGCCAAGCAGGCGCACGAGCGCCTGGCCGCAGCCGGGCTGGAGGGCGGGCAGGTGCTCACCGGCAGCGTGGACGACGTCGAGAAGGCCGGCGGTTCCGTCGTGCGAGGCAAGCAGGTCTGGGATATGGAGCGCCAGGTGCGTTTCGCCGCCGGAAGCCTCGTGGGGCTGGGCCTGCTGGCAGGCCGCGTGGCGTCGCCGAAGTTCCGAATGCTGGCCGGGGGCATCAGCGGCGGGCTGGTTTTCTCTGCGCTGTCCAACACCTGTGCGATGGGCAAGGCGCTGGCGTACCTGCCGTGGAACCAGGGTGCTTCCGAGCCGTCGTGGGAAGAGATCCAGGCGGACCTCGACCGCTAG
- the chvE gene encoding multiple monosaccharide ABC transporter substrate-binding protein, translating to MSKRKNVSALFLAFGLAAGMAACAPAGTTNSDSEGGDGVDCNVGISMPTRSLERWINDGEGLKENLEARDCTVDLQYADDKTDQQISQIQNQVAGGAKILVVAAIDGETLGPVLEDAKNQDVTVIAYDRLINGTDAVDYYATFDNYQVGQLQGEFIEEQLGLADGEGPYNLEPFAGSPDDNNAKFFFSGAWDVLLPYVESGQLVVPSGKSPASNDDWTSIGILGWGSADAQAEMDNRLQSFYTGGDKVDVVLSPNDSLALGIEQSLSSAGYAPGTDWPVITGQDGDVANIKAILADQQSMTVWKDTRELGAQVDTMIEQIVNGEEVEVTDTETYDNGVKVVPTYILEPQVVVKDDVQPMLVDSGFVEAADIGL from the coding sequence ATGAGCAAAAGAAAGAATGTTTCGGCCCTCTTCCTGGCGTTCGGACTGGCAGCAGGTATGGCGGCCTGCGCCCCGGCCGGCACCACCAACAGCGACAGCGAGGGCGGCGACGGCGTCGACTGCAATGTCGGCATCTCCATGCCCACCCGCAGCCTGGAACGCTGGATCAACGACGGCGAAGGGCTGAAGGAGAACCTTGAAGCCCGCGACTGCACCGTTGACCTGCAGTACGCAGATGACAAGACCGACCAGCAGATCAGCCAGATCCAGAACCAGGTGGCCGGCGGCGCGAAGATCCTGGTGGTCGCAGCGATCGACGGCGAAACCCTCGGCCCGGTCCTGGAGGACGCCAAGAACCAGGACGTCACCGTGATCGCCTACGACCGGCTGATCAACGGCACCGACGCAGTGGACTACTACGCCACGTTCGACAACTACCAGGTGGGCCAGCTCCAGGGCGAGTTCATCGAGGAGCAGCTGGGCCTGGCCGACGGCGAAGGCCCCTACAACCTTGAACCGTTCGCCGGCAGCCCGGATGACAACAACGCCAAGTTCTTCTTCTCCGGCGCGTGGGATGTCCTGCTGCCCTACGTGGAGAGCGGGCAGCTGGTGGTTCCGTCCGGCAAGTCCCCGGCCTCGAACGACGACTGGACGTCCATCGGCATCCTCGGCTGGGGCTCGGCGGATGCGCAGGCGGAAATGGACAACCGGCTGCAGTCCTTCTACACCGGCGGTGACAAGGTCGACGTCGTGCTTTCGCCCAATGACAGCCTGGCGCTCGGCATCGAACAGTCGCTTTCCAGCGCAGGGTACGCCCCGGGCACCGACTGGCCGGTGATCACCGGCCAGGACGGCGACGTCGCGAACATCAAGGCCATCCTGGCCGACCAGCAGTCCATGACTGTCTGGAAGGACACCCGGGAGCTCGGCGCCCAGGTGGACACCATGATCGAGCAGATCGTCAACGGGGAAGAGGTGGAGGTCACTGACACCGAGACCTACGACAACGGGGTGAAGGTGGTCCCCACCTACATCCTTGAGCCGCAGGTCGTGGTCAAGGACGATGTCCAGCCGATGCTGGTGGACTCCGGTTTCGTGGAGGCCGCCGACATCGGGCTGTAG
- the mmsA gene encoding multiple monosaccharide ABC transporter ATP-binding protein has translation MIDDDVVLHMDGIVKEFNGIKALDGVSVSVRRGEVHGICGENGAGKSTLMKVLSGVYPHGSFEGTISLEGRPVSYGSINDSERDGIVIIHQELALSPFLSIAENIFLGNEVQRGGVIDWNQTNLQAAALLKRVGLEENPATKILELGVGKQQLVEIAKALSKEVKILILDEPTAALNDGDSAHLLGLIDQLRDGGITSIVISHKLNEIRAIADTVTVIRDGKTIESFPVENTPEIETRIIRDMVGRPLDSQFPDREPQIGEEKFRVEDWTVHHPIDVDRVVVSNASFNVRAGEIVGFAGLMGAGRTELAMSIFGRSWGTGISGRVYKDGVEIQTRSVGEAIRHGLAYVSEDRKRYGLNLIGSVVVNVSAAALGKLARLGVIDKHREYAVADDYRQKMNIRTPSVVSLVANLSGGNQQKVVLSKWIYSGPEVLILDEPTRGIDVGAKFEIYGIINEMAAQGKAVLVISSELPELIGLCDRIYTIAEGRLTAEVPRADATQEELMRHMTVVRKKSARNEGAQGT, from the coding sequence ATGATCGACGACGACGTCGTCCTGCACATGGACGGCATTGTGAAGGAGTTCAACGGCATCAAGGCCCTGGACGGGGTGTCGGTGTCCGTCCGGCGCGGTGAGGTGCACGGCATCTGCGGCGAGAACGGCGCCGGCAAGTCCACGCTGATGAAGGTGCTCAGCGGCGTCTACCCGCACGGCAGTTTCGAGGGAACCATCTCGCTGGAGGGCAGGCCGGTCAGCTACGGCTCGATCAATGACAGCGAGCGGGACGGGATCGTGATCATCCACCAGGAGCTGGCGCTCAGCCCGTTCCTGTCCATCGCGGAGAACATCTTCCTGGGCAACGAGGTGCAGCGCGGCGGGGTGATCGACTGGAACCAGACCAACCTGCAGGCCGCGGCCCTGCTGAAGCGGGTGGGGCTGGAGGAGAACCCGGCCACCAAGATCCTGGAGCTCGGCGTCGGCAAGCAGCAGCTGGTGGAAATCGCCAAGGCGCTGTCCAAGGAAGTGAAGATCCTGATCCTGGACGAGCCGACGGCGGCACTGAACGACGGCGATTCGGCGCACCTTTTGGGGCTCATTGACCAGCTGCGCGACGGCGGCATCACCTCGATCGTCATTTCCCACAAACTCAACGAAATCCGGGCGATCGCGGACACAGTGACGGTGATCCGGGACGGAAAAACCATTGAGTCCTTTCCGGTGGAAAACACTCCGGAAATCGAAACCCGGATTATCCGGGACATGGTGGGCCGGCCGCTGGACAGCCAGTTCCCGGACCGGGAACCGCAGATCGGCGAGGAGAAATTCCGGGTGGAGGACTGGACGGTGCACCACCCGATCGACGTGGACCGCGTGGTGGTTTCCAACGCGTCCTTCAACGTCCGGGCGGGGGAAATCGTCGGCTTCGCGGGGCTGATGGGGGCCGGACGCACCGAACTGGCGATGAGTATCTTCGGCCGGTCCTGGGGCACCGGGATTTCCGGCCGGGTGTACAAAGACGGCGTGGAAATCCAGACCCGGTCGGTGGGGGAGGCCATCAGGCACGGACTGGCCTACGTGAGCGAGGACCGGAAGCGGTACGGACTGAACCTGATCGGCTCGGTGGTGGTCAACGTGTCCGCCGCCGCGCTGGGGAAGCTGGCCCGGCTGGGCGTGATCGACAAGCACCGCGAATATGCCGTGGCGGATGACTACCGGCAGAAGATGAACATCCGCACCCCGTCCGTCGTCTCCCTGGTGGCCAACCTCTCCGGCGGAAACCAGCAGAAGGTGGTGCTGAGCAAATGGATTTACTCCGGCCCGGAGGTACTGATCCTGGACGAACCAACCCGGGGAATCGACGTCGGCGCCAAGTTTGAGATTTACGGAATCATCAATGAAATGGCGGCGCAGGGCAAAGCCGTGCTGGTCATTTCCAGTGAACTGCCCGAGCTGATCGGGCTCTGCGACCGCATTTACACCATCGCCGAAGGCAGGCTCACTGCGGAGGTTCCGCGGGCCGACGCCACGCAGGAGGAACTGATGCGGCACATGACGGTCGTCCGTAAGAAATCCGCCCGTAATGAAGGAGCACAAGGGACGTGA
- the mmsB gene encoding multiple monosaccharide ABC transporter permease, which yields MTTTTSEQAKTPAPPPAGGNGRKRRRVDLSQYGILAALVVIVLLFQVLTGGRLLYPGNVSNLIQQNAYVLILAIGMVMVIIAGHIDLSVGSVVATVGAIAALAMNNWGMPWWAAVIISLVVGALIGAWQGFWVAFVGIPAFIVTLAGMLVFRGVALILLTGGTISGLPRPFIAIGNGTLPATGVPDLLTLGIGVVASVALVVQQLKSRSDLKKLDLPRERTASFVFKNAVAVAAIMYLCYLLAYNRGTPIILIILAALILAYSFLLNRTVFGRHIYAMGGNLNAAMMSGVKTRWVNFMVFVNMGFLAGLAAVVSTARAGSAVASAGGGFELDAIAAVFIGGASVQGGVGTVVGAVIGGLVMGVLNQGLSILSVDAAWQQVIKGLVLLLAVAVGFARRGRGAR from the coding sequence GTGACCACCACTACTTCCGAACAGGCGAAGACCCCGGCCCCGCCGCCCGCGGGCGGCAACGGCCGGAAACGCAGGCGGGTCGACCTGAGCCAGTACGGCATCCTCGCCGCGCTGGTGGTGATCGTCCTGCTGTTCCAGGTCCTCACCGGCGGGCGGCTGCTGTATCCGGGCAACGTCAGCAACCTCATCCAGCAGAACGCCTACGTGCTGATCCTGGCGATCGGCATGGTCATGGTGATCATTGCCGGCCACATCGACCTCTCCGTGGGGTCGGTGGTCGCCACCGTGGGTGCCATCGCCGCCCTGGCGATGAACAACTGGGGCATGCCCTGGTGGGCGGCCGTGATCATCTCCCTGGTGGTGGGCGCTCTGATCGGGGCGTGGCAGGGATTCTGGGTGGCGTTCGTGGGGATACCCGCGTTCATCGTCACGCTGGCGGGCATGCTGGTGTTCCGCGGCGTCGCATTGATCCTGCTCACGGGCGGCACCATCAGCGGCCTGCCCCGGCCGTTCATCGCCATCGGCAACGGAACCCTTCCGGCGACCGGGGTGCCGGACCTGCTCACGCTGGGCATCGGCGTCGTCGCCTCCGTGGCACTGGTGGTTCAGCAGCTCAAGTCCCGCTCCGACCTGAAGAAGCTGGACCTGCCGCGGGAGCGCACGGCGTCGTTCGTGTTCAAGAACGCTGTGGCCGTCGCCGCCATCATGTACCTCTGCTACCTGCTGGCCTACAACCGCGGCACCCCGATCATCCTGATCATCCTGGCTGCGCTGATCCTCGCGTACTCCTTCCTGCTGAACCGGACCGTGTTTGGCCGGCATATCTACGCCATGGGCGGGAACCTGAACGCAGCCATGATGTCCGGGGTGAAGACCCGCTGGGTGAACTTTATGGTGTTCGTGAACATGGGCTTCCTGGCCGGACTGGCCGCTGTGGTGAGCACGGCGCGTGCCGGCAGCGCCGTGGCCTCGGCCGGCGGCGGATTTGAGCTGGACGCCATTGCCGCCGTGTTTATTGGCGGTGCGTCGGTGCAGGGCGGTGTCGGCACGGTGGTGGGGGCCGTGATCGGCGGCCTGGTGATGGGCGTGCTGAACCAGGGCCTGTCCATCCTGTCCGTGGACGCCGCCTGGCAGCAGGTGATAAAGGGCCTGGTGCTGCTGCTGGCTGTGGCGGTCGGGTTCGCCCGGCGGGGCAGGGGTGCCCGGTAG